The Vibrio sp. SNU_ST1 genome has a segment encoding these proteins:
- the rluA gene encoding bifunctional tRNA pseudouridine(32) synthase/23S rRNA pseudouridine(746) synthase RluA produces MALEQYTPPREPWTDIVYQDDDILVVNKPAGLLSVPGRLPEHYDSMWSRLVVDFPEIQVVHRLDMSTSGLMLLAKHKQAERHLKKQFQYRLTHKLYYARVWGSVGEAEGLIDLPLICDWPNRPKQKVCFEDGKSSQTRYVVEQEELQTTLLKLLPITGRSHQLRVHCMEIGNPIVGDEFYATPEAFEYSDRLALHACELSFYHPANNQLFKAFVPCEFYPQASPQIELHFEIAPELPDYSKLKA; encoded by the coding sequence ATGGCGTTAGAACAGTACACACCACCACGTGAACCGTGGACAGATATTGTCTATCAAGATGATGATATTCTTGTGGTGAACAAGCCAGCAGGCCTACTTTCGGTACCGGGGAGACTGCCTGAGCACTACGACAGTATGTGGAGTCGGTTGGTTGTGGATTTTCCGGAGATTCAGGTTGTGCATCGGTTGGATATGTCGACATCAGGCTTGATGCTGCTCGCTAAACACAAACAAGCTGAGCGGCATTTGAAGAAGCAATTTCAATATCGACTGACACACAAACTCTATTACGCGCGAGTATGGGGTTCAGTGGGAGAAGCAGAAGGTTTGATAGATCTGCCACTCATTTGTGATTGGCCAAATCGACCAAAGCAAAAAGTGTGCTTCGAGGATGGTAAATCATCTCAGACTCGCTATGTGGTTGAGCAAGAGGAACTACAAACGACTTTATTGAAGCTACTGCCTATCACAGGCCGCTCTCATCAGTTGCGTGTGCATTGTATGGAAATAGGGAATCCAATTGTGGGCGACGAGTTTTACGCAACGCCTGAAGCTTTTGAGTATAGCGATCGGCTAGCTTTACATGCATGTGAACTGAGCTTCTATCATCCAGCGAACAACCAACTGTTCAAAGCCTTTGTTCCTTGTGAATTTTACCCTCAAGCATCGCCACAAATCGAATTGCACTTTGAAATTGCGCCAGAGCTTCCAGACTACAGTAAGCTAAAAGCTTAG
- a CDS encoding D-2-hydroxyacid dehydrogenase produces MPKLKVVFLDRATIPSQINLKPLSFEHQWIEYNFTTPELVSERVKGADVVITNKVVLNESNLAQAHQLKLIAVSATGVNNVDVEYCKINNIAVANVQGYATLSVPEHVIAMLFALKRNLVGYHQDIEAGEWQKDKQFCFFTHPIQDVAGSTLGLIGSGSLGQATAILAKAIGMNVIFAERKGVDTCREGFLPFDTVLQQADAISLHCPLTEATRNLISERELTMMKSSAVLINAGRGGLVDDQTLVEALNNHEIAGAGMDVFTQEPADNSNPLLANSHLPNLLLTPHVAWGSDSSIQKLSDILIDNIDGFVAGNPQNLVS; encoded by the coding sequence ATGCCGAAGTTGAAAGTGGTCTTTCTCGACAGAGCCACCATCCCATCTCAAATCAATTTAAAACCTCTTAGCTTTGAACATCAATGGATTGAGTATAATTTCACAACTCCCGAGCTTGTCTCAGAGCGAGTTAAAGGTGCCGATGTCGTGATCACCAATAAAGTGGTGCTCAATGAATCAAATTTGGCTCAAGCACATCAACTTAAGCTGATCGCTGTTTCGGCGACAGGTGTGAACAATGTCGATGTGGAATACTGCAAGATCAACAATATCGCGGTGGCTAACGTACAGGGCTACGCGACTCTATCGGTTCCTGAACATGTCATCGCAATGCTGTTTGCACTGAAAAGAAACCTCGTCGGTTACCACCAAGACATTGAAGCGGGAGAGTGGCAGAAGGACAAGCAGTTCTGTTTCTTTACTCATCCGATTCAAGATGTAGCAGGCAGTACATTAGGTTTAATTGGTAGTGGTAGTTTAGGGCAAGCGACTGCGATATTGGCTAAAGCGATCGGCATGAACGTCATTTTTGCGGAGCGTAAAGGGGTAGACACTTGTCGCGAAGGCTTTTTGCCTTTTGATACTGTGTTGCAGCAAGCGGATGCGATCAGCTTACATTGCCCATTAACTGAAGCGACTCGAAATCTGATTTCAGAGCGAGAGCTAACCATGATGAAATCAAGTGCGGTATTAATTAATGCTGGCCGTGGTGGACTTGTCGATGATCAAACCTTGGTCGAAGCATTGAACAATCATGAGATTGCTGGTGCGGGCATGGATGTGTTTACACAAGAACCTGCAGATAATTCGAATCCATTATTGGCTAACAGCCACTTACCTAATTTACTACTGACACCACATGTGGCGTGGGGCAGCGATAGCTCCATTCAAAAGCTGTCTGATATCTTAATCGATAATATTGATGGGTTTGTTGCAGGTAATCCGCAGAACTTAGTGAGTTGA
- a CDS encoding universal stress protein: MYRQILVPVDLNDKGFSDKAVELAVWHAKHSNAEIHILNVLPGIHMSMVASYFPKDAANQMKLDVKNQLKEFADKHIDDDVIYKVHVAEGKTYTTILDCAEKLGADLIVMPSHKRSKIDKVVLGSVASKVVQNSPINVLVVKPQG, from the coding sequence ATGTATAGACAAATCCTTGTTCCCGTTGATCTGAACGACAAAGGCTTTTCTGATAAAGCGGTCGAGTTAGCGGTATGGCACGCGAAACACAGTAATGCTGAGATCCACATTCTAAACGTATTACCGGGCATCCACATGTCGATGGTAGCGTCTTACTTCCCGAAAGATGCAGCAAACCAAATGAAGCTTGATGTTAAAAATCAGCTGAAAGAATTTGCTGATAAGCATATCGACGATGATGTGATCTATAAAGTTCACGTTGCCGAAGGCAAGACCTACACAACGATTCTTGATTGCGCAGAGAAACTAGGGGCAGACCTTATCGTGATGCCTAGTCATAAGCGTTCGAAAATCGACAAGGTTGTACTTGGTTCTGTTGCAAGCAAAGTGGTACAGAACTCACCAATCAATGTACTGGTAGTTAAGCCGCAAGGCTAA